A stretch of Dietzia lutea DNA encodes these proteins:
- the cysD gene encoding sulfate adenylyltransferase subunit CysD, with translation MTTRSAVTLSHLDALEAESVHIFREVAAQFERPGMLFSGGKDSVVMFHLARKAFWPAPMPFPLMHVDTGHNFDEVIEYRDRVVAETGVQLLVSHVQDDIDAGRVVEDTGVGASRNRLQTTALLRGIQENRFDAVFGGARRDEEKARAKERVFSFRDAFGAWDPRAQRPELWKLYNGKHRKGEHIRVFPLSNWTELDIWQYIEREDIDLPPIYYAHEREVIERDGMLLAKTRFLETLPHEEARTELVRFRTVGDATCTGCVESDAADNAAVVAEVAGTRVTERGATRADDRISEAGMEDRKKEGYF, from the coding sequence ATGACGACGAGGTCGGCGGTGACGCTCTCGCATCTCGACGCGCTCGAGGCGGAGTCCGTCCACATCTTCCGCGAGGTAGCCGCGCAGTTCGAACGCCCGGGGATGCTGTTCTCCGGCGGCAAGGACTCGGTGGTGATGTTCCACCTCGCCCGCAAAGCCTTCTGGCCCGCGCCGATGCCGTTCCCGCTCATGCACGTCGACACCGGGCACAACTTCGACGAGGTGATCGAGTACCGCGACCGCGTCGTCGCGGAGACCGGCGTCCAGCTGCTCGTCTCCCACGTCCAGGACGACATCGACGCCGGTCGCGTGGTCGAGGACACCGGGGTGGGCGCGAGCCGCAACCGTCTCCAGACCACGGCACTGCTGCGCGGGATCCAGGAGAACCGCTTCGACGCCGTCTTCGGTGGCGCGCGCCGCGACGAGGAGAAGGCCCGCGCCAAGGAGCGCGTCTTCTCCTTCCGCGACGCGTTCGGCGCCTGGGATCCGCGCGCGCAGCGGCCCGAACTGTGGAAGCTGTACAACGGCAAGCACCGCAAGGGTGAGCACATCCGCGTGTTCCCGCTGTCCAACTGGACCGAGCTGGACATCTGGCAGTACATCGAGCGCGAGGACATCGACCTGCCGCCGATCTACTACGCCCACGAGCGTGAGGTCATCGAGCGGGACGGCATGCTCCTGGCCAAGACCCGATTCCTGGAGACGCTGCCGCACGAGGAGGCGCGCACCGAGCTCGTGCGCTTCCGCACCGTCGGCGACGCCACCTGCACGGGCTGCGTCGAGTCCGACGCCGCCGACAACGCCGCCGTCGTCGCCGAGGTCGCGGGCACCCGCGTCACCGAGCGCGGCGCCACCCGCGCCGATGACCGGATCTCCGAGGCCGGCATGGAAGACCGCAAGAAGGAGGGCTACTTCTGA
- a CDS encoding helix-turn-helix domain-containing protein — MPQIAHPSFSSDADPLGTAWRRSELSGLTPKSARPGAPDPRATRSHRLAEAARPVMDGLDTVLLDTGATLLLADREGRVIRTVRDNARISRMLLKRGVDDGATLTEEAVGNNGIGTALETRAGVFIHGEQHFAEVLRDFVCYGHPIIDPLTRRLVGAVDLTGMSADASHLFAPFVRKIVADIEARYVDTARADDRELWRRFVERTRSSDTATCAFGDEVVLASHSSLERLDSSDLVTLRRLVERDEVGEVVELSVGAVGVATSRVGRRGHLLDLTFPGPSNASASATSTTRVIPLGTAGPTDAEPSEEAPTVVRSHAVRGPSGSGRSTTARAISGPGARHLRLAEADDAATAWREMVAPALRERSGPVILDDIDLLDDADLRRLAARMESAGDHLVVVTSRDDPRPAVTAVLDLCDRRTVVRPLHERGAEGEEIVRRMVTDLAARRGMRPPTVTSRFVEAACVLDLPNGLVTMRSILGDCLTRLEEKGSVALDVDALPSRSRSARPPRPGELARGEYDAIVAALTECGGVRSRAARRLGISRTTLYARMREFGLS, encoded by the coding sequence TTGCCCCAGATCGCCCACCCGTCCTTCTCGTCTGACGCGGACCCTCTGGGCACGGCGTGGCGTCGGTCCGAGCTGAGCGGCCTGACCCCGAAGAGCGCGAGGCCGGGTGCGCCCGACCCGCGCGCCACCCGCTCGCACCGCCTGGCCGAGGCCGCGCGCCCGGTGATGGACGGCCTCGACACCGTCCTGCTCGACACGGGTGCCACGCTCCTGCTGGCCGATCGCGAGGGCCGGGTAATACGGACGGTCCGCGACAACGCACGGATCTCCCGCATGCTGCTCAAGCGTGGGGTCGACGACGGCGCCACGCTCACCGAGGAGGCCGTGGGGAACAACGGGATCGGCACGGCGCTCGAGACGCGGGCCGGGGTCTTCATCCACGGCGAGCAGCACTTCGCGGAGGTCCTGCGCGACTTCGTCTGCTACGGGCACCCGATCATCGACCCGCTCACCCGGCGCCTGGTGGGCGCGGTCGACCTCACGGGAATGAGCGCGGACGCCTCGCACCTGTTCGCCCCCTTCGTCCGCAAGATCGTCGCGGACATCGAAGCCCGGTACGTCGACACCGCCCGCGCGGACGACCGAGAGCTGTGGCGCCGCTTCGTCGAGCGCACCCGGTCCTCCGACACCGCGACGTGCGCGTTCGGCGACGAGGTGGTGCTGGCCTCGCACTCGAGCCTCGAGCGACTGGACTCCAGTGACCTCGTCACCCTTCGCCGACTGGTCGAGCGCGACGAGGTGGGTGAGGTCGTGGAACTGTCGGTGGGCGCCGTGGGTGTGGCCACCAGCCGCGTGGGGCGCCGCGGGCACCTGCTGGACCTGACGTTCCCCGGGCCGTCCAACGCGTCCGCGTCCGCTACGTCCACGACGCGGGTGATCCCCCTCGGCACCGCGGGCCCGACGGATGCGGAGCCGTCGGAGGAAGCGCCGACGGTGGTGCGGAGTCACGCCGTCCGGGGGCCGTCGGGGTCGGGGAGGTCGACGACGGCGAGGGCGATCTCCGGCCCCGGGGCCCGCCATCTCCGGCTCGCCGAGGCGGATGACGCCGCCACGGCATGGCGGGAGATGGTCGCCCCCGCACTCCGCGAGCGTTCCGGGCCGGTGATCCTGGACGACATCGACCTGTTGGACGACGCCGATCTGCGCCGGTTGGCCGCGCGCATGGAATCGGCCGGGGACCACCTCGTCGTCGTCACCAGTCGCGACGACCCGCGCCCCGCGGTGACGGCGGTGCTCGACCTGTGCGACCGGCGGACGGTGGTCCGCCCCCTGCACGAGCGCGGCGCCGAGGGCGAGGAGATCGTCCGCCGCATGGTCACCGACCTGGCCGCGCGGCGCGGGATGCGGCCACCCACGGTGACGTCGCGGTTCGTAGAAGCGGCCTGCGTGCTCGACCTGCCCAACGGCCTGGTGACCATGCGCTCGATCCTCGGCGACTGCCTGACCAGGCTCGAGGAGAAGGGGTCCGTGGCCCTCGACGTGGACGCGCTGCCGTCGCGGTCCCGCTCGGCGCGCCCGCCCCGGCCCGGGGAGCTGGCCCGCGGGGAGTACGACGCGATCGTCGCCGCCCTCACCGAGTGCGGTGGGGTGCGCTCGCGGGCCGCCCGGCGACTGGGGATCAGCCGGACGACGCTGTACGCCCGGATGCGGGAGTTCGGACTGTCCTGA
- the cysN gene encoding sulfate adenylyltransferase subunit CysN, whose product MSTPTTATAPATAESATEQLQTMAEHAQLLRIATAGSVDDGKSTLIGRLLFDSKGIFEDQLASIEATSAKRGDEYTDLALLTDGLRSEREQGITIDVAYRYFSTPRRKFIIADTPGHVQYTRNMVTGASTADVAIILVDARKGVLEQTRRHAFLSGLLGIPRLVVAVNKMDLIDYDEATFEAIRAEFTDFAAKLEVHDVTFVPLSALKGDNVVERSDAMPWYTGPALLDHLENVHIASDRNLTDVRFPVQYVIRPQRADGLDHRSFAGTVAGGIIKVDDDVVVMPSGRQSTVKAIWGPGGAELDEAAAPAAVTIALNDEIDIVRGEMIARPGNRPHQGTELEAMVCWFADDTTLETNKRYIVKHTTRETKAIVTGMEYRLDVNTLHRDPDSTELELNEIGRIGLRTQTPLMYDPYRRNRDTGAFILVDETTGDTVGAGMIIGPATTGSNVVWHAGAVQRGDRGQGRTLWLTGLSGSGKSTIASEVERLLIESGHPAYILDGDNLRHGLNADLGFSAEDRAENIRRTAEVAALFADAGVVVICSLISPMRADRDAARQVHAKADLPFTEVFVDTPLAECEARDPKGLYAKARAGEIPEFTGVSAPYEPPLTPDLHVRPEDGTAEEVAQRILSSILGI is encoded by the coding sequence ATGAGCACCCCCACCACGGCCACCGCGCCGGCCACCGCCGAGAGCGCCACCGAGCAGCTCCAGACCATGGCCGAGCACGCGCAGCTCCTGCGCATCGCCACCGCCGGCTCCGTCGACGACGGCAAGTCGACCCTCATCGGCCGACTGCTGTTCGACTCCAAGGGCATCTTCGAGGACCAGCTCGCCTCCATCGAGGCCACCTCTGCCAAGCGCGGCGACGAGTACACCGACCTCGCGCTGCTCACCGACGGGCTGCGGTCCGAGCGCGAGCAGGGCATCACGATCGACGTCGCCTACCGCTACTTCTCGACCCCGCGGCGCAAGTTCATCATCGCCGACACCCCGGGCCACGTGCAGTACACCCGCAACATGGTCACCGGCGCCTCGACGGCCGACGTGGCGATCATCCTCGTCGACGCCCGCAAGGGAGTGCTCGAGCAGACCCGCCGCCACGCCTTCCTCTCCGGCCTCCTCGGCATCCCGCGCCTGGTGGTGGCGGTGAACAAGATGGACCTCATCGACTATGACGAGGCCACCTTCGAGGCCATCCGCGCCGAGTTCACCGACTTCGCCGCCAAGCTCGAGGTCCACGACGTCACCTTCGTGCCGCTCTCGGCGCTCAAGGGCGACAACGTCGTGGAGCGGTCGGACGCCATGCCCTGGTACACGGGCCCGGCGCTGCTCGACCACCTCGAGAACGTGCACATCGCCTCGGACCGCAACCTCACCGACGTCCGGTTCCCCGTGCAGTACGTGATCCGCCCCCAGCGCGCCGACGGGTTGGATCACCGGTCCTTCGCCGGAACCGTCGCGGGTGGGATCATCAAGGTCGACGACGACGTGGTGGTCATGCCGTCCGGTCGGCAGTCCACCGTCAAGGCGATCTGGGGCCCGGGCGGAGCGGAGCTGGACGAAGCCGCTGCGCCCGCCGCGGTGACGATCGCGCTGAACGACGAGATCGACATCGTCCGCGGGGAGATGATCGCCCGGCCGGGCAACCGGCCCCACCAGGGCACCGAGCTCGAGGCCATGGTCTGCTGGTTCGCCGACGACACGACCCTCGAGACGAACAAGCGCTACATCGTCAAGCACACGACGCGCGAGACCAAGGCGATCGTGACGGGGATGGAGTACCGACTCGATGTCAACACGCTGCACCGGGACCCCGACTCGACCGAGCTCGAGCTCAACGAGATCGGGCGCATCGGCCTGCGCACGCAGACGCCGCTGATGTACGACCCGTACCGCCGCAACCGCGACACGGGCGCCTTCATCCTCGTGGACGAGACCACCGGCGACACGGTGGGCGCGGGCATGATCATCGGGCCCGCCACCACCGGCTCCAATGTGGTGTGGCACGCCGGGGCCGTCCAGCGCGGCGACCGCGGGCAGGGCCGCACGCTGTGGCTGACGGGCCTGTCCGGCTCGGGCAAGTCGACCATCGCCTCCGAGGTCGAGCGGCTGCTCATCGAGTCCGGGCACCCGGCGTACATCCTCGACGGCGACAACCTGCGCCACGGCCTCAACGCCGACCTCGGGTTCTCGGCCGAGGACCGGGCGGAGAACATCCGCCGCACCGCGGAGGTGGCGGCGCTGTTCGCCGATGCCGGCGTTGTCGTCATCTGTTCCCTCATCTCGCCCATGCGCGCCGACCGCGACGCGGCGCGCCAGGTCCACGCCAAGGCCGACCTGCCGTTCACCGAGGTCTTCGTGGACACCCCGCTGGCCGAGTGCGAGGCCCGCGATCCCAAGGGCCTGTACGCCAAGGCCCGCGCCGGCGAGATCCCCGAGTTCACCGGCGTCTCCGCGCCGTACGAGCCGCCGCTGACCCCCGACCTGCACGTGCGCCCCGAGGACGGGACCGCGGAAGAGGTCGCGCAGCGGATCCTCAGCTCCATCCTGGGAATCTGA
- a CDS encoding helix-turn-helix domain-containing protein has product MRHEPTHRVLSVLRALATDGPPLPLAEIARLTGASRSTLHAVLAEMDAQGWAEKTGGGWRAGPELREVGAALAAEVDLVRAARQPLEALADATGIAAVVFEVRDGMAEVVDSVGAGMRTASREAMPVGHVVPVRAPFARELAARLPLGEQRQWLADSAGLTAAARDRLEVVLPQIARRGWSIERLTPARRELLRMADSLETSGIGALVRDRVSELFVELSEIDVTDAELDAAADLAVASVAAPILRADGRAVGSVAVAPGRRMTGRAVARAVEAVTECADAVSARFASRPPTARTAALPAHLVHPAHAASRP; this is encoded by the coding sequence ATGCGACACGAACCGACCCACCGCGTACTCTCGGTTCTCCGCGCGCTGGCCACCGACGGCCCGCCCCTGCCCCTGGCGGAGATCGCGAGACTGACCGGGGCCAGCCGCTCCACCCTCCACGCGGTCCTCGCGGAGATGGACGCCCAGGGTTGGGCGGAGAAGACGGGGGGCGGATGGCGGGCCGGGCCGGAGCTGCGTGAGGTCGGGGCGGCGTTGGCCGCGGAGGTCGATCTGGTCCGGGCCGCCCGCCAGCCGCTCGAGGCCCTGGCGGACGCCACCGGGATCGCGGCCGTGGTGTTCGAGGTCCGCGACGGGATGGCGGAGGTCGTCGACTCGGTCGGCGCCGGCATGCGCACCGCGTCGCGCGAGGCGATGCCCGTCGGCCACGTGGTCCCGGTGCGCGCCCCCTTCGCGCGCGAGCTGGCGGCCCGCCTGCCCCTGGGCGAGCAACGTCAGTGGCTGGCGGACTCGGCGGGGCTGACGGCGGCCGCACGCGACCGGCTCGAGGTGGTGCTCCCCCAGATCGCGCGGCGCGGCTGGTCGATCGAGCGGCTCACCCCGGCCCGCCGCGAGCTGCTGCGGATGGCCGACTCGCTGGAGACCTCCGGCATCGGCGCCCTGGTCCGCGACCGGGTGTCCGAGCTGTTCGTCGAACTGTCGGAGATCGACGTGACCGACGCCGAACTCGACGCCGCCGCGGATCTGGCCGTGGCCTCGGTCGCGGCGCCCATACTGCGGGCGGACGGACGGGCGGTCGGATCCGTGGCCGTCGCGCCGGGCCGCCGGATGACCGGTCGCGCGGTCGCCCGTGCCGTCGAGGCCGTGACCGAGTGTGCGGACGCCGTCTCCGCCCGCTTCGCCTCGCGCCCGCCCACGGCGCGGACGGCCGCGCTCCCCGCCCACCTGGTTCATCCGGCCCACGCGGCGAGCCGTCCCTGA